Below is a genomic region from Syngnathoides biaculeatus isolate LvHL_M chromosome 5, ASM1980259v1, whole genome shotgun sequence.
CCGATGCGTGTCCGTGGTGATCCCCGTTTGGGCCCAGAACCACCGCAGTGTCCGGAAGGCTTACCgcgtgattgtgtgtgtttgggtgttGGCGCTCGTTCTCAGCATTCCGTTCTTCGTCTTCAGGGACACGGGGCCGTCGTTTTTCAGCGAAGATGTCATTAACTGCTTGAATAACTTTGTATTTTCCGACGACAACACGCCAGAACTGAATCAGCTCCGACTGTTTCGCCATCAGGCCATAACCGTGACTCGCCTCCTCCTGAGTTTTGTTCTCCCCTTCGCCGTCATCGTTTCCTGCTACGCCACCATCATCCATCGCGTCAGAAGGAATCCCAACCTGGCCGGCCATTCGAGTCGCACCTTTAAGATCATCGCCGCCGTGATCATTGTTTTCTTCCTCTGCTGGGCTCCCTTTCACATCCTCGTTTTAATTGAGCTCACCAGTTACACGCACACAAGCGCAGCGTTCCAAAACGCCGTAACGCTCGCGAGCCCGATTGCCACGAGCTTGGCTTTTATCAACAGCTGCCTAAATCCGCTCCTCTACGTGTTCATGGGACAAGATTTCAAGGATAAAGTTTTGAAATCCGTTGTGAAAGCACTGGAGACGGCTTTTCAGGAAGAGGCCTCTCATGCGCACTCAAAGACAGTTGAAACCAGCCAGGGCAACGAAAGCGGTTACGTTTGAGTCGCCAACAGTTGCTGAAGTATTACTTGGCAAGTAATtgtaacaaaaatgtcaatgttCCTCTTTTACCTTTTGCAGTTTTTATTCGTTCGTTagatttgttgttttatcacgtatttgttTCAATTGTTCTCCTTCGGAGCGGTTGTGTGACCTGGAGTATGACCCAGCGACACCTTGAGGAGTGATGcacccccttgctgacttcaaaccagatactcctcaacaccatTGTTACAAATGTTTACTttagtatttgtctttgtgtgggtattgccatctgttcctccatttgaatttgtaacCTTGTCACCTTTTGTCctgagaaactaataaaaagagGGACACCGgtaaggctgactcagaacggGTGTTGGAGTTGCAGCCGGTCAGCCAAACCTGTTTCTCCCCATACGGgccaaattgaagacctcttctgtcccttcatttgcatatttagtccagcggttgggtttaaacctGACAGGTGTCTACATTTTGACTTCGACTACTGACATCATGAAGAAAGGTACATCTCAAAAAATGGGAAGGAAGTTCATTTCGTGATGAATTTcgacattaaaatgtattttcattgttgatttttttttttttttttttaacacgcttcCGAAAGGATTTGGGGCTTTCATTTACTGATAAAtcgccgtaatttccggcctatgagccgcaacgtttttcacacgctttcaaccctgcggtttatgcggtgatgcggctactttgtgcattttttctaacggctgcgaggggggggcactcgagcggaaaaggtaagtgcgAGACCGGTGGagcatatgtgccgaggaagtgactttttaccggtccgaccctgttagcgctgcgctagcgtgttactgccgtgtctcagtgatttttaccagtatgttttcttttaaccggccctgttagcgtgacggcgctagcgttaaactctctgtgtaccatctttctttgtaaatatctcgtgtttcaatgtcggtttcaatgtgggcacttgcggcttttacatggctgcggcccatgtatgtaccaaatggtatttcctttacaaatgtaccgggcgaggcttataaccaggtgcgctctgtagcccgggaattactGCAATTTAAAAGAAATCATGACATACTTCACTCTGAGTGTGTGTAGTGCTTTTCTACGatgagttttactttttgactTGAACTACATAACTAAACTTATGGCATTATTCTAATTTATCGAGAGGTACCTGTATATTGTTCCTCCATGTTGTCTGAAAACTGCCTGGCTAAATAACCAGTCAAATTGTGCATCTCCATTTGTTGTgtggttttctttgttttaattcaaACAAATACCAACAACCTTAGGTTAAAGCAAAACTCTGCTCTGGACTCAAGACCAGACAATCGCGAAGCACATAAAGACAACAATTCATACTCACAAAAGTTATGGAATATTTAAAGTATCGTATAAACCTTGCGTGCATATTTTTATGCGAGGAAGCCAGAGTGCACTGTGAGGAAAAGTCATGTCTTTTTCGAGGtttgttttctctcttttgtattgtttttgttcccGTGGTCCCTGGATGTTCCGCATACTGTATATCGAGGACTGATAATAAAATGTTACCATATCATACACGCTAATCATCGGCCACATTCTGAATGATGAAGCATGCTGATCACTGTAGGCTCAAGTAGTCTTTCGATTTTGAATGATGTAGTTTTCAAAGTGTCATTGATGGTATAGCGTTGCATTCACTGCGTCAGTTCGGTCCCAATTCAGTGATAGTGTAAATACGAAattgaatatgaatatgaaattgaATGGCTGTCCGTCTTtgtatgtgctctgcgactgactgggaACTGGTCCGAGGTGTATCCCACCTTTCGCCTGAAATCACcagggttaggctccagctttctgcGAGCGATATTGAAAAGGGATGTAAAATAATGCTAATCCATGCAAGAGGCtagcgaccagtccggggtgtaccccacttcttgtCCCGCCGGGATAGGCACCGGATCACCTGTCACCCAAATGCGGATATGGCATAGCCAAGCCTACCTCAAAATTTGCATGACGGTCAACATACTCATACATAAACAGTGCGAGctgtaaagataaaaaaaaattgtatgttgACAGTGCTAAAGCTGTCAAATTGCAGCAATTTATGGAATGTTGTTATGaagtattttccccaaaaagggTGATGTCACAACTTATGGTGACTTATAAAAGCTTTAatatcatcttcttcttttcctttggcttgtcccgtttagggttgccacagcctgtcatcttttcccatctaagcctaacTCATGCATCTTCTTTTATAAAAGCTTGAATATACAATCTAAAATACGTCGCCCTGAATTTTGTACCtatttcaaaatcaatacaGAACTATGTAGTACTAAGGCTAGTAGTTTGTATATTgagaatttattcaaaagacccatgattttatatttttaatttcgaGTGGCGgcatggaaagcgttggcctcgcagttctgaggtcccaggttcaatcccggaccagcctgtgtggagtttgcatgttctccccgtgcctgcgcggcttttctccgggcactccggtttcctcccacatcccaaaaacatgcaacattaattggacactctaaattgcccgtaggtgtgattgcgagtgctgctgtttgtctcgatgtgcccggcgattggctggcaaaccagttcagggtgtgtcccgcctcctacccgttgacacctgggataggctccagcactcccgcgaccctcgtggggataagcggctaagagaatggatggatggagatactCGTGGCGCGATAATGACCGGTTAAAGCATCTGCCTCCtctcagttctgaagactgggattcaaatcccgggcccacctgtgtggagtttgcatgttgtccctgtgcctgtgtggggttttccgggatctccagtttcctcccacatcccaaaaacatgcattaattggacactctaaattgcccataggtaagattgtaagtgtgactgttgtttgtctctatgtgccccgggaatcagttcagggtgtacccctcttgCTCCCCGAggttagccgggataggctccatcgctcccgtggcccttgtgaggataagcggctcagataattgaTGGGTTGATTTTAATTTGCCAACAGAAAGAGTCAGTAACTGTTTTCTTGGTTTGCTGTGTAGAGAACGGTCAAGGCTCTTCTCCAAAGTGGATCCTAAAATTCTGCGACCACtttccattattattaatattatgtcAAGTGAAAAATGTAAGCATCGCTGACCGAGTGTACGCACAGCGAATCGCCCGCATGGCACACATTTGCTCACAAGCAACCCGTTTAATAAATGAGAAGCGGTTAGCGCGATGTGACCTTTCGTCCCgaaggagaaggaaaaaaaaaaaatcacttgacgCCATCTTCCTGCTCGACAGGATCTTTGGGTGGTCCGGCCTGCCCGGAGCAGGAAGCAGCGAGCTAGCAACGGGCTTCGGTTTTTGGGGAACCCTTCGCGGATCACTGTGGCCTTGTCAACCATCGTGATCAATCCCCCAGTAAGTGCTACCTTCCTTAACTATCACGGCGTCGCTGTTGGCATACGTCATGGAGCAAATGTGCCAATTATATGACGTTCGGTTAGCGAGGTGGGGTGCTAACGCTGCCGAGCCCCGAATGCAAACTGAGACAAAAGCGTTGAAATAAGATGGCGTGCAGAACTATTCTTGCTGACTCACATTTGCCGTTCAATTTTTTATACCGTGTGCGCGTCCCACAAGGATGTGACTTTCGGTATCGTAGAAGTAAAATGAGAATAATTAAAATGGGCCGAGTTGTCCTGTCTCCATCTGGCGGCGTTGAGGTCTCGATCTGCAGATATTTTTGGACTTCCCCGTTGACGTTTTTCGTGGTTTCTAAATGCTTGGACTGCATCTCTTTATGATATATATCATTTcgtgaaatatattttgtgcaaatttatttttgtgctatCTGTTACTAGGAGTGAATTAGATTTGGATTATCCATTGACTATGGGACACAGCTTCTCTACATACGAATGAAATCAtgctaaatagcatttaaactttttttgtgtactaACTTCAGTGTTACTTCTTGGTAGAGATTAGAATGCTGTGGTAAATTATCAGATCTGCCACAGGAAACGTGGTCATCTATCAATGCTGGTGACGTAGAGTGACAGGAAGAGAGACAAAATCCTCTTCCACGAGACAATGGAAACTACATCATTTATCTTTACACAGTTTTTACAACATTTTTGTGTATAATATATTAAATGGAGAGGCACAGAAACTGGAATAAAGGCATTGGTCTTGATCTTTTTCATAATTTGGGACTTttgtctcttaaaaaaaaaataaaacactgaagGAACATGATACAATCCTGATTCTGTCAACAATTGTGAATGTCAAATTGGACTGTTCATTGATTTGATTGGACTGATGGAGGCGGCAcgtggctcagatggtaaagtgttggcctcacagttctgaggtcccgggttcaatcccggacccgcctgtgtggagtttgcatgttttccccatgcttgcgtgggttttctccgggcactccggtttcctcccacgtcctaaaaacgtgcaacattaattggacactctaaattgccccgaggtgtgattgtgagtgcggctgtttgtctcgatatgccctgcgattggctggcaaccagttcagtgtgtaccccgccttctacccgttgacagctgggataggctccagccctccccgtgacccttgtgaaggtaAGCggacaagaaaatggatggatgtactgttGGAGAGGAAGCAGAGCGAGAGGGGGTggaaatgaagatcttgaggttctctctaagagtgaccaggttgggtAGGATGAAAAAGGAGGTCAGCCAAAAtcagatattttggagacaaagtttgaGGGACACTTTGACGGTTTGGACACCTCCAGAgggaagagagtgagtatattggtagtagGGTGATGAGAatggagatgccaggcaaaagagcgagagaaggttgatggatgttgtgagggaagtcATGAGGGGAGTTGGTGTTAGCGagaagatggacgagataggctgagatggaaaaagatgacgcactgtgCCGGCCCTAACGAGATGagctgaaatgaaaagaagaagattgattgattgaaactTAATACTGACCTGTTTTTGGAGTCACACCAAAAAATAGAGAAATTTACAAAGAATAGAGAAgaataaccttaaaactgtttgtgagcatcattcagctgcc
It encodes:
- the LOC133500856 gene encoding chemerin-like receptor 1, translated to MEVTTLSVFPMNATTEIGEDFYDNPFGNRTSDSSARLRDSLRIMSVVIYSLAFVLGVLGNGVVIWVTGFVMKKTVNTVWFLNLAVADFLFTAFLPFSAAYTALRFHWPFGTFMCKLSGAVNALNMFASVYILTVISVDRCVSVVIPVWAQNHRSVRKAYRVIVCVWVLALVLSIPFFVFRDTGPSFFSEDVINCLNNFVFSDDNTPELNQLRLFRHQAITVTRLLLSFVLPFAVIVSCYATIIHRVRRNPNLAGHSSRTFKIIAAVIIVFFLCWAPFHILVLIELTSYTHTSAAFQNAVTLASPIATSLAFINSCLNPLLYVFMGQDFKDKVLKSVVKALETAFQEEASHAHSKTVETSQGNESGYV